One segment of Antennarius striatus isolate MH-2024 chromosome 5, ASM4005453v1, whole genome shotgun sequence DNA contains the following:
- the LOC137595793 gene encoding green-sensitive opsin-like has protein sequence MVWEGGIEPNGTEGKNFYIPMSNRTGVVRSPFEYPQYYLADPIMFKLLAFYMFFLICTGTPINALTLIVTAQNKKLRQPLNYILVNLAVAGLIMCSFGFTITITSAINGYFILGATACAVEGFMATLGGEVALWSLVVLAVERYIVVCKPMGSFKFTGTHAGAGVLFTWIMALACAAPPLAGWSRYLPEGMQCSCGPDYYTLAPGFNNESYVMYMFTVHFFIPVFLIFFTYGSLVLTVKAAAAQQQESESTQKAEREVTRMCVLMVFGFLVAWVPYASFAAWIFLNKGASFTALTAAIPAFFAKSSALYNPVIYVLMNKQFRNCMLGTIGMGGIVEDETSVSASKTEVSSVS, from the exons ATGGTTTGGGAAGGAGGAATTGAGCCCAATGGCACGGAGGGAAAGAACTTCTACATTCCCATGTCTAACAGGACTGGGGTTGTTCGGAGTCCTTTTGAATACCCACAGTACTATTTGGCAGATCCCATCATGTTCAAGCTTCTGGCTTTCTACATGTTCTTCCTTATCTGCACTGGAACTCCCATCAATGCTCTGACATTGATTGTAACGGCTCAGAACAAGAAGCTGCGGCAACCTCTCAACTACATCCTGGTCAACTTGGCTGTGGCTGGACTGATCATGTGCTCTTTTGgattcaccatcaccatcacatctGCTATTAATGGTTATTTCATTCTTGGAGCCACTGCCTGCGCTGTTGAGGGATTCATGGCCACACTTGGAG GCGAAGTTGCCCTCTGGTCACTGGTTGTCTTAGCTGTTGAAAGGTACATTGTTGTCTGCAAACCCATGGGAAGCTTCAAGTTTACTGGAACTCATGCAGGAGCTGGAGTTCTTTTCACCTGGATCATGGCTCTGGCTTGTGCTGCCCCTCCACTGGCCGGTTGGTCCAG GTACCTTCCAGAGGGAATGCAGTGCTCCTGTGGACCAGACTACTACACTCTAGCTCCAGGCTTCAACAATGAATCTTACGTcatgtacatgtttactgtccACTTCTTCATCCCCGTCTTCCTCATTTTCTTCACTTATGGAAGCCTTGTGTTGACTGTTAAAGCC gctgcagctcagcagcaggAATCAGAGTCCACCCAGAAGGCTGAGAGAGAAGTAACACGAATGTGTGTCCTGATGGTGTTTGGCTTCCTGGTAGCTTGGGTACCATATGCCAGTTTTGCTGCTTGGATCTTCTTGAACAAGGGAGCTTCCTTCACTGCCCTGACAGCAGCTATCCCTGCCTTCTTTGCAAAGAGCTCTGCTCTGTACAATCCCGTTATTTATGTGCTCATGAACAAACAG tTTCGTAACTGCATGCTGGGCACCATTGGAATGGGTGGCATTGTGGAGGATGAGACATCAGTGTCTGCCAGCAAGACAGAAGTGTCTTCTGTGTCTTAA